A genomic region of Methanothermobacter sp. CaT2 contains the following coding sequences:
- a CDS encoding sodium:proton antiporter has translation MNLEYVAFSVAVIILLGLLFNRVFTRARLPGILGMLILGILIGPHGLNLISKSIMDISPDLRVIALIIILLRAGFGINFESLRKVGMTAVKMSFIPDVFEGLAVMVASHYILELPIIEAGILGFVIAAVSPAVIVPQMLSFIERRMGTAKGIPTIILTGASVDDVVSITLFSVFLGIYQGQQVNLLVEAIGVPLSILTGITGGLALGLALVYLFRRFEIRNTEKTLIILGAAILLKNMGDLISTYLPIAALVGVMVVGLVILERMPETGLKLSEKFNKVWIFAEILLFVLVGAQVDVRLIFHVGLLGLTVITVGLMVRSLGVLLSLRGTDLNLKEKVFCIAAYIPKATVQAAIGAIPLAAGVDAGETILAMAVLAILFTAPLGSLAVKWTGERFLEVERGD, from the coding sequence ATGAATTTGGAGTACGTTGCATTTAGCGTAGCTGTTATCATACTACTTGGTCTTCTATTCAACAGGGTTTTCACCAGGGCAAGGCTCCCCGGAATCCTTGGGATGCTGATACTGGGTATCCTTATAGGCCCCCACGGATTGAACCTCATATCAAAGAGCATAATGGATATATCCCCCGACCTCAGGGTTATAGCCCTCATAATAATCCTTCTGAGGGCAGGGTTTGGTATAAACTTCGAGAGCCTCAGGAAGGTGGGAATGACTGCAGTCAAGATGAGCTTCATCCCGGACGTCTTTGAGGGCCTTGCGGTGATGGTGGCCTCACACTACATACTTGAACTTCCCATCATTGAGGCGGGTATACTGGGTTTTGTTATAGCCGCAGTCTCACCGGCAGTCATAGTTCCCCAGATGCTCTCATTCATTGAGAGGAGGATGGGAACAGCCAAGGGCATACCCACGATTATACTGACGGGGGCATCAGTTGATGATGTTGTTTCAATAACGCTGTTCTCTGTATTCCTCGGAATATATCAGGGACAGCAGGTTAACCTCCTTGTCGAGGCCATTGGAGTTCCACTATCAATCCTGACGGGGATAACTGGAGGCCTTGCACTTGGTCTTGCCCTGGTATATCTCTTCAGGAGGTTTGAGATAAGGAACACCGAGAAAACCCTCATAATCCTGGGTGCAGCCATCCTCCTCAAGAACATGGGGGACCTTATTAGCACATATCTCCCGATAGCCGCCCTTGTGGGTGTCATGGTGGTGGGACTTGTCATCCTCGAGAGGATGCCCGAGACTGGACTCAAATTATCTGAGAAGTTCAACAAGGTCTGGATATTCGCGGAGATACTCCTCTTCGTCCTTGTAGGTGCACAGGTGGATGTGAGGCTCATATTCCATGTTGGCCTTCTGGGACTTACAGTGATCACCGTTGGACTGATGGTGAGGAGCCTCGGTGTCCTGCTCTCCCTCAGGGGAACGGATCTTAACCTGAAGGAGAAGGTGTTCTGCATAGCAGCATACATACCAAAGGCCACAGTCCAGGCAGCTATAGGAGCAATACCCCTTGCTGCTGGAGTGGATGCCGGTGAAACAATACTCGCAATGGCTGTACTTGCCATCCTCTTCACAGCACCCCTCGGATCCCTGGCTGTGAAATGGACAGGTGAGAGGTTCCTGGAGGTTGAAAGGGGGGATTAA
- a CDS encoding ATP/GTP-binding protein has translation MKKAKETKVVIFGDYDTGKTTTLEQLCDKITKVEYKGTTLALDYGNCIVNGEKIHLFATPGHERFKFMLEIISNGLDAAIIVVDNSRGVTLAEKEIMAELDEKNIPYVVFSNKQDLDDSELEIDSEVEVFPTVATEGSGLMEGLEVLLEKLN, from the coding sequence ATGAAGAAAGCCAAGGAGACAAAGGTTGTAATCTTTGGAGATTATGATACCGGTAAAACAACAACCCTTGAACAGCTCTGTGATAAGATAACCAAGGTTGAATACAAGGGCACAACACTTGCACTTGATTATGGTAACTGCATTGTTAATGGTGAGAAGATACACCTCTTTGCAACACCCGGCCATGAGAGATTCAAGTTCATGCTTGAGATAATATCAAACGGCCTTGACGCTGCAATAATAGTTGTTGATAACTCAAGGGGCGTCACCCTGGCGGAGAAGGAAATAATGGCTGAACTTGATGAGAAAAACATACCCTACGTTGTATTCTCAAATAAACAGGACCTCGATGATTCTGAACTGGAAATAGACTCCGAAGTGGAGGTATTCCCTACAGTTGCAACGGAGGGCAGTGGGCTCATGGAGGGCCTTGAAGTTCTACTTGAAAAGCTCAACTGA
- the nth gene encoding endonuclease III — MRVFEDRDPYRVLIRTILSQRTRDENTDEATASLFERYPSIEDVAYAPLEEIEALIRKAGFYHVKARRVREVSRIILEEYDGKVPDDINELLKLPGVGRKTANCVLVYAFGRPAIPVDTHVHRISNRIGLVDTRTPEETERALMKVIPREYWIELNDLMVQFGQDICRPLGPRHEECPIADHCDYYFRIKEEGKKKV, encoded by the coding sequence ATGAGGGTCTTTGAGGACCGTGACCCCTACCGCGTACTTATAAGGACCATCCTGTCACAGAGGACAAGGGATGAGAACACCGATGAGGCCACAGCCAGTCTCTTTGAGAGGTACCCCTCCATTGAGGATGTGGCCTATGCACCCCTCGAGGAAATCGAAGCCCTCATCAGGAAGGCAGGCTTCTATCATGTGAAGGCCAGGAGGGTGAGGGAGGTTTCCAGGATAATCCTCGAGGAATATGATGGTAAGGTGCCGGATGACATCAACGAGCTCCTGAAACTCCCCGGGGTGGGCAGAAAGACAGCCAACTGTGTCCTGGTCTATGCCTTTGGCAGGCCAGCCATACCGGTGGATACCCATGTCCATAGGATATCCAACAGGATAGGACTTGTGGATACCAGGACCCCCGAGGAGACCGAGAGGGCACTGATGAAGGTGATTCCCAGGGAATACTGGATAGAGCTCAATGACCTCATGGTACAGTTCGGCCAGGACATATGCAGGCCTCTGGGTCCACGCCATGAGGAGTGCCCCATAGCAGATCACTGCGACTATTACTTCAGGATTAAGGAAGAGGGCAAAAAGAAAGTTTAG
- a CDS encoding MFS transporter, with protein sequence MRKSTVFIVILGIVSLFADMTYEGGRGITGPFLAFLGASAFMVGFAAGFGELSGYLVRFLSGYISDRTGRYWLITFAGYLINLLAVPLLAFAGNWQVAVLLIILERLGKGLRTPPRDAMLSYASSDMGHGAGFGLHEALDQIGAVAGPLIVFIVLASGGGYREGFLVLLAPAIIAIAVLVTGYLLFPRPSELEASGEIDYRDFRGAYWLYLASVCFVALGYADFPLIGYHLGVRSVLDPSNIPLIYALAMLIDALSALVSGRYFDRYGFRVMALAVLVSMFYAPLSFLGGSLAAFVGAVLWGVGMGAQESVMRAAVSVFSSPERRGSAYGTFNTIFGVAWFSGSLIMGYLYGLSVPGLVAFSIITQSAALVILLGLEGFRSAG encoded by the coding sequence ATGAGGAAATCAACGGTATTCATTGTAATCCTCGGAATCGTGAGCCTCTTCGCTGATATGACCTATGAGGGTGGTAGGGGGATAACGGGTCCATTTCTGGCTTTTCTGGGTGCAAGCGCATTCATGGTTGGATTTGCAGCCGGTTTCGGGGAGCTATCTGGATACCTTGTGAGGTTTCTCTCGGGCTACATCTCTGATAGAACCGGGAGGTACTGGCTCATAACCTTTGCCGGGTACCTCATAAACCTGCTTGCAGTTCCCCTCCTTGCATTTGCAGGTAACTGGCAGGTTGCGGTTTTGCTGATCATACTTGAGAGGCTCGGTAAGGGCCTCAGGACACCACCAAGGGATGCAATGCTATCATACGCCTCCTCTGATATGGGTCATGGAGCCGGATTTGGGTTGCATGAGGCCCTGGATCAGATAGGTGCAGTTGCAGGTCCCTTAATAGTCTTTATTGTTCTCGCATCCGGTGGAGGCTACAGGGAGGGCTTCCTGGTTCTCCTGGCACCTGCCATTATTGCCATTGCAGTACTTGTCACCGGTTACCTCCTGTTCCCGAGGCCCTCTGAACTTGAAGCATCAGGAGAAATTGATTACAGAGATTTCAGGGGGGCTTACTGGCTTTATCTTGCTTCGGTATGCTTCGTTGCCCTTGGATATGCTGATTTCCCACTGATTGGATATCACCTTGGAGTCAGGAGTGTTCTGGATCCCTCAAACATCCCCCTTATATATGCACTCGCAATGCTCATAGATGCCCTCTCAGCCCTGGTATCTGGCAGATACTTCGACAGGTACGGTTTCAGGGTGATGGCCCTCGCAGTTCTCGTTTCAATGTTCTATGCACCCCTCTCCTTCCTTGGAGGCTCATTGGCTGCATTTGTGGGTGCTGTACTCTGGGGTGTGGGCATGGGGGCCCAGGAGTCTGTTATGAGGGCGGCTGTTTCTGTATTCTCATCTCCGGAGAGGAGGGGCTCTGCCTACGGTACATTTAACACCATCTTCGGTGTGGCATGGTTTTCAGGAAGCCTCATCATGGGTTACCTCTATGGACTCTCTGTACCCGGACTTGTGGCATTCTCGATCATCACACAGTCCGCAGCTCTGGTCATTCTTCTTGGACTTGAAGGATTCAGGTCTGCTGGTTAA
- a CDS encoding prenyltransferase/squalene oxidase repeat-containing protein, with amino-acid sequence MFDPPALKNSVISFLNKRRHSSGGYTLYEGLPDSKNTYYAIRSFEVLDHEPPRLEETLDWLEDVHRGGTFAAQGLFYRCSILRDYGRNFEIPEKFTEMLRTSYRKSSLEITFYMDSVLRMHGEYLDEIPEWVLSIQNEDGGFGAYGSDIINTRFALEILNGHGMKIPGDEVLQFTDSCFSDGAWNFTPISYPPYIETVHSGFRINEILRGKVSDVTRFIMKIRNPDGGFRRSVYMGISEPEYTYRAIYMLASIHGW; translated from the coding sequence ATGTTTGATCCCCCAGCACTGAAAAATTCGGTCATAAGTTTTCTCAATAAAAGGAGACATTCCAGCGGCGGTTACACACTCTATGAGGGACTGCCAGATTCAAAGAACACCTACTATGCCATCAGGTCCTTCGAGGTCCTTGACCATGAGCCGCCCCGGCTTGAGGAGACCCTGGACTGGCTCGAGGATGTCCACAGGGGAGGGACCTTCGCTGCCCAGGGACTCTTCTACAGGTGCAGTATCCTCAGGGATTATGGCAGGAACTTTGAAATACCTGAGAAATTCACTGAGATGCTGAGGACATCATACAGGAAATCAAGCCTTGAGATAACCTTCTACATGGACTCCGTCCTCAGGATGCATGGGGAATACCTTGATGAAATACCGGAATGGGTCCTCTCAATTCAGAATGAGGATGGGGGATTCGGTGCCTATGGTTCAGATATAATCAACACCCGCTTTGCCCTTGAGATACTCAACGGCCATGGCATGAAGATTCCGGGCGATGAGGTCCTTCAGTTCACAGACTCCTGCTTCTCGGATGGTGCCTGGAACTTCACACCCATATCATATCCACCATACATTGAAACCGTCCATTCGGGGTTCCGCATCAATGAGATCCTGAGGGGTAAGGTGAGTGATGTCACACGGTTTATAATGAAAATAAGGAATCCCGATGGTGGTTTCAGGAGGTCCGTCTATATGGGGATATCTGAACCGGAGTACACCTACAGGGCAATTTACATGCTGGCCAGTATTCATGGATGGTGA
- a CDS encoding DHH family phosphoesterase, with protein sequence MIQSCNECKGKGYRVKSYKICSACHGTGFRSTEDIKDHFKGVSNSARQRFDLEDSHEVPCEVCRGKGEVEVRETCPTCGGKGEVNICPSCGRMMKGRDEYCPECQKKEKVYILHPACTMDDLEVGSIYRGKITRVEKYGVFVSLNSHVWGLMRGLFPDYKVGDELFVRVSQVKPYKGEVDMIPASIKGPYEVIKLKKDLPRTRIADIDTKSLGKTVRIVGEVIQIQQTSGPTIFTVSDETGTTWAAAFDEPGIRVYPHIQIGHIVEVIGEVNQHTGKIQIESESIERLIGNEAAEARRLIDEAIDRRAEPERKDLLIESETLEKLRPKLVEAAKAIRRAVYDGRSILVRHHADADGICAGVAIEKAVLPLLRDLNPSTDAEWHYFKRAPSKAPFYELEDVVKDLSYALEDLERHGQKLPLLVLLDNGSTEEDILALMKAKIYDIEIVVVDHHYPGEVQDGRVEVDEYVDTHVNPYLVGGDSQITAGALSVEIAKMINPEIAERILHLPGIAAVGDHANSPEAEAYIELAAERGYEREDLERIAACIDFEAFYLRFMNGRGIIDTILGLGSLDKHKKLVDALYREYERKVDTQLRAAIPNLKSTRLPNGILFNVLDVEKYSHRFTFPAPGKTCGFVHDYMVQKHGEDTPIITLAYGPDFGVIRATDAVNEKFGFNLNEIVWELAEEIPEAVIDGGGHECAGSLKYIEGLSKKVLSAFAEKVAALKG encoded by the coding sequence ATGATTCAGTCATGTAATGAATGTAAGGGTAAAGGTTACCGTGTTAAGAGTTACAAGATATGCAGCGCATGCCATGGAACAGGTTTCAGATCAACAGAGGATATAAAGGATCATTTCAAGGGTGTTTCAAACAGTGCAAGGCAGAGGTTCGACCTCGAGGACTCCCATGAGGTCCCCTGTGAGGTATGCAGGGGTAAGGGTGAGGTGGAGGTGAGGGAAACCTGCCCCACCTGTGGCGGTAAGGGTGAGGTTAACATCTGCCCATCATGTGGAAGGATGATGAAGGGTAGGGATGAGTACTGCCCGGAATGTCAGAAGAAGGAGAAGGTCTACATCCTCCACCCTGCATGCACAATGGACGACCTCGAGGTTGGAAGCATATACCGTGGGAAGATAACCAGGGTTGAAAAATATGGGGTCTTTGTGAGCCTCAACAGCCACGTCTGGGGACTCATGAGGGGATTGTTCCCAGACTACAAGGTGGGGGATGAACTATTCGTCAGGGTATCCCAGGTGAAACCCTACAAGGGCGAGGTGGACATGATCCCGGCCAGTATAAAGGGGCCCTACGAGGTTATCAAGTTAAAGAAGGACCTGCCAAGGACGAGGATAGCAGACATAGATACAAAGAGCCTTGGTAAAACCGTGCGGATAGTGGGGGAGGTCATTCAGATCCAGCAGACATCCGGTCCAACCATATTCACGGTATCCGATGAAACCGGGACCACATGGGCTGCGGCCTTCGATGAGCCAGGTATAAGGGTCTACCCCCACATACAGATCGGCCACATAGTTGAGGTTATAGGAGAGGTTAACCAGCACACAGGAAAGATTCAGATCGAATCCGAGTCAATTGAACGCCTCATAGGTAATGAAGCTGCGGAAGCCAGGCGGCTCATCGATGAGGCCATAGACAGGAGGGCTGAACCAGAAAGAAAGGACCTCTTAATTGAAAGCGAAACCCTGGAAAAATTAAGACCAAAACTTGTGGAGGCGGCCAAGGCAATAAGGAGGGCCGTCTATGATGGAAGATCCATCCTTGTGAGGCACCATGCAGACGCTGATGGTATCTGTGCCGGTGTTGCCATTGAAAAGGCTGTTTTACCCCTCCTCCGTGACCTCAACCCCAGCACAGATGCTGAGTGGCACTACTTCAAGAGGGCCCCCAGCAAGGCACCCTTCTATGAACTCGAGGACGTTGTGAAGGACCTCTCATATGCCCTGGAGGACCTCGAGAGGCACGGGCAGAAACTGCCGCTCCTTGTACTGCTTGATAACGGGTCGACAGAGGAGGATATACTTGCCCTCATGAAGGCCAAGATATATGACATTGAAATCGTGGTTGTGGACCACCACTACCCTGGCGAGGTCCAGGATGGACGTGTTGAGGTTGATGAATATGTTGACACCCACGTGAATCCATACCTGGTCGGTGGCGACTCCCAGATAACTGCGGGGGCGCTGTCAGTGGAGATAGCCAAGATGATAAACCCTGAAATTGCAGAGAGGATTCTCCATCTCCCTGGTATCGCTGCGGTTGGTGACCATGCGAACTCCCCTGAGGCCGAGGCCTACATTGAACTTGCAGCAGAGCGCGGCTATGAAAGGGAGGACCTTGAAAGGATCGCCGCATGTATAGACTTCGAGGCCTTCTACCTCAGGTTCATGAACGGGAGGGGCATCATCGACACCATACTTGGGCTTGGAAGTCTTGATAAACACAAGAAACTGGTTGATGCGCTCTACAGGGAATACGAGAGGAAGGTTGACACCCAGCTCAGGGCAGCCATACCCAACCTCAAATCCACAAGGCTGCCCAACGGGATACTCTTCAATGTCCTGGATGTTGAGAAGTACTCACACCGCTTCACATTCCCTGCCCCGGGGAAGACCTGTGGATTCGTCCATGATTACATGGTCCAGAAGCATGGTGAGGACACACCCATAATCACCCTGGCCTACGGACCTGACTTCGGTGTTATAAGGGCCACTGATGCTGTCAATGAGAAATTTGGATTTAACCTCAACGAGATAGTCTGGGAACTCGCAGAGGAGATCCCAGAGGCAGTGATAGATGGTGGTGGCCATGAATGTGCCGGTTCACTCAAGTATATTGAGGGACTCTCAAAGAAGGTGCTATCAGCCTTTGCAGAGAAGGTTGCAGCCCTTAAGGGGTGA